Within Engraulis encrasicolus isolate BLACKSEA-1 chromosome 8, IST_EnEncr_1.0, whole genome shotgun sequence, the genomic segment aataaaaaattaaaaaaaaaagtaaaacacaaacacttccaaACACCCTGCACCCTCCATCACAGAGGTGCATACATCAATACAGGAAAAGGCAAACACAGTCAGCAATGTGCCGCACAGAAAGAAGCGCTCAGTGGGCAtcttaaccacacacagacagtaaccaGGAGACGGGTGCAGCTGGAACAGAGAAGAGAgctataaaataaaaacaaacaaaaacccatgtcaccagtgccgacaaaacaaaacccaaacattGTCGCATAACCAatacttgaaataaaatagacagcACTATTACATGAGGACAACATTTATCAAAAGTacaacaaaatgatgaaaaaCAACTTTACTACATCCAGTAAAGCCCTGAAAATACTCCATGCATAGCAGAGTGGACCTGACGTCAATTAGTCAAGAAATGAATTATCAACTGTGGACTGCAATTGCataactacaccactgggagaacCTCCCCAGAGGTAATAACCAGTacaccaaggcacaacaggttcggatagatatGCACAGAGACGTTCCCTTTTGTTGACATAAAAAAAAGTATTCGATGTACTgacacaaaacataaaacaaatcacaAAATACTCTGAACTGGCCGTGCCGCTGAAATAAAAAGGAAGGGGGAAATCCAGAGTGTCTGCCCTAAATATTGCAGGAGTGCGTAAACACTCCGGACAGCCATCTAAATAGACGGGAAGGGAGGAGGCGGCCAGCAcgacacaaaccaaagaaaacaaacaaacagaaaagaatgtaaatatatatatatatgtttgggCAAAACAGCGATGGGCCAACTGCCCATGGTGAATTGAAATGATCAGACCCTCGGCGACACTCTCCTCACAACATGACAGGGCGAGAGGAGGTAGAACAGTTCAGATAACAGGGTCTGTCCAACCTAAACACAGACAAAAGGGACGTGGCCAGGGTGCTTGTCCGCGCGTAACCGGACCTCAGCACAGACCACAAAGGCAGAGGTTAAACCCCCCATAGACACTCAAACACCGGGAGAGCTCTAAAAGCCTTCTATTTcgggggtttgttaaaaaaacctTGGCCTAGTCGCCACTAACTAATTAGGCACTCAGTGGCCAAGCGTACAGCGTACTACAGCAAGACTGGGGGACACATTGTCTGGTGAACTGCACGGTTCAACCCgttacacacaaatggacagaatcggcacatggaaaacaacaagcatgcaacataaaatataaaaatataaagcgaccttgggttccttgaaaggcgctatataaaaccaagttattattattattattattattataaaattactacagccacagacatagttggctagtagttaggtctgcattaaacacttcgcaacagaaccaaacatattggcatgcagttctcactgtcggtgttcatgaggtcatggtagatgtagGGGCTTAGCTCAACTCCCGTCAGTGAGGACAGCGCACttaaaacagggagagaaaaaaaaaaaaaaaagtacgggaacacgccatcaaaacacaacacacaatacatcaaactggcaacacaaaccaccttgctgtccacatcgttacaactaataagataggatgagatttgtcctcacataaacctgtggcacataaccacttttaaaagcaataaaattaaatcataactgcgtctcataatattttgaaacaagtaggcttaggcctatataaaatgtaaggtaaaatctcacccaacttgtacatttagacataaccaaccataaaccatccttaaagcaaaataaaacccagacagagtcaaacaaaactgacaaataaaataaagaaataaatcacagttgggagatagcaaaaacaaaccaactgctttaatgaccagacaagtgagtccagttaggtaaacccaacttacggcacagtcgaggtagaacccagtgtgaagaagcgccttcatgcacaccggacctccagcgacatccagtaacagtcattgaaaagttaagtaccacagtactgcaggataatgacataacacagtgtcgTGATCAATGCATCACAAAGTCAGTAGTGTCATTCAGGTAACAGGAAATTCATGACACTATGTCTGAACGgattaaaagaaaaggggaaagaaaacagaattatccctcagaaaagcatagacctacgttcaaaccagtatgaaaactccaaaataaccacacaaaaaaacaaacagattcattagggcttatgaaacatgtgaaagtttcaaagactactcaaaattaaatggtcttggcttctagaaagttgcaggttcacaatgaaagttcacaaacaaaaacaaatacattgtggaaaaaaaatgtataaaaacaaaatgaaaagaacagaaTGACAAACCACCATGGCGTCACAGCCTATCATATGCGACAGAACAAAAATGGTCCCCAAAAATAACtttgcagtaaataaaaacacatacccattgttttgctgtttatactcaggaaagtcaaatgtctctcGGACATTCTGGAGGATCACACCAACACGGACCAGACCGTCCTTCACTAGACGTCACAATCACTCATTCTTTACGTGCACTCAGTGAGGCAAATCACTCACATAGCCTACCCAACCCGGggagtgacacacacccacacacacagcattcacacagccggcattcaaacataaacaaacatggacatggacatggacatggacacaaacatgaacatgggcccattgagacaaacagagacatacagacaggtagcctaacctatcaatttagaaaaagtgtTAAGTTATGTCACACTCACTGCTCATTGACGAAGTGGAAGGGATATTTCGCAAGTTATCGCCATTGCCAGCTAACTTCCACTGCGAGTTGGgtgtgcacactagacattgaacAAATCAGTTctaaaaataatttagaaaaaaaaaactttcatcaattttgaaaaaacaaaacagaaagatgtccaactATTACCGTACGACCTGCAGTTCTAAATTAAACACTGAGAAGTAAAATAGCCCTGCATTTCGGGGAAGCATCCTCTGTCTGAATTATGACAAAATTTTGAAAAGTTAAATTCTAATTGCAGAGGTTTAAAATTGCCataaacagaatttgttcagtatccaactattactttacacattcagctaacagccaactgcggggaagtactgctcattctctgatatgcaataaattaaaccattcgtatgatgagaacccattgtcttgtaacaaaacaaggacagaattcGGACAGGCTACCTACAGGTTCCAAATACAGGTAATTTCCCATGCTACATGGCAAAATTCCCGGAGACAACGCTCTATAAACAGGACATTTCCCATGCTACATGGCAAAATTCCCGGAGACAACGCTCTATAAACAGGACATTTCCCATGCTACATGGCAAAATTCCCGGAGACAACGCTCTATAAACAGGACATTTCCCATGCTACATGGCAAAATTCCCGGAGACAACGCTCTATAAACAGGACATTTCCCATGCTACATGGCAAAATTCCCGGAGACAACGCTCTATATACCGGTATGCTTgcctgaaaaggactcacgtatattacagcctgaaaaggactcacgtatGTTACAGCCTACAGGGCTTACAGCGTCAAGCCTAGGTCTTGATGCCCAACCAGCTACTAGCCAGGACTTAAGTAGTTCAAACTACTTACGCACGTCTGCGGAATGCCGTCAAGCCCCGGTCCTGGAGGAAAGATCAGCGCTCAGCCTTCGAGATCCACGGCTCTAACGTGGTGCGCACACTCTTCAGCATCAACAATGACCTGTCACCCCAGGAACGAGCTATCCTGGCaaaaatttagaaataaaaaatccaaatccATACTACCTCTATCCTGCGGCTCCCAGGTGGTTctttactcagtcagtcgtcgctgaatatgaaggcgCAGTGAGGCAAAGTCACCTACTTCAGGATCCCAGTGAAAACTTGGTGTCCAAGCATCCTTACGTCTCcatatatcagggaggacaattatttgaggttggctatcgaaggaccaaaacatgtgaataatttcacattatcactttaacaatttcactgtattaccttatcaaatttacctgaaagaacacacaggaaacagaggtagcatttaaaatctgcgagcagattttattgtgtaacggccggaggagttactgcgtggggaaacacccagcaagtcctgaagtgtatacagaaacaaacttatttaaaacagtcccagtccccccagtccatgacgtcatctttcctatcatgaatatgtaaaacataatatgaggaacatatatggtctcgtctccccctgTCTCCGTGGGCACTTAGTGGCGTCTGGTATGTGATTGATAGCTTCCATAGCCTAAACAAAGTTCAAAAAAGTGGTCTGGGACAGACTGGGAGGGGATAGATGTCTCTGAGACGTCACATAAATcaatgagcaagggagagagaggataacaGGATACCAAAAGTATAACCAATAAACTCCTAACGAAAGGTtgcacttttatcacattgtatattttcaataatacatgtataaatttattaacaacggtcctggggtccgtatctcgaaagcgtctttgctaacgacggtagcaacgtccttcgtaagagcgactcaactctctctcgacaccgacgctcaccactaaatccaagggaatggtaagacggtcttacgaaggacgttgctaccatcgttagcaaagacgctttcgagaaacggagccCTGATCAGGAGGGCTTCCCTGCCCAGTTGTCCTTAGGGCCTCCAGAACTCTAAAACCCTGCCCCCTGTTGACAACAATGCTCACTGCTCCTTGCCTATAAATATGCATGTAAACTTGCCCTGGACTCAGACAGGCGTGCTGTCTCAACATTACATAGATGTTCTTGCTCTTGATCTTTCTTGCTTGATTGATTCTCAAAAAATCTGTTTATCATACAGTACATCTGTTTATTCCTTCATACAAATTCTGTTGTGCGTGTTGTGTAAAAGCATAGCCATGCAGAACTTAACGGAATTTTCTTCTGTCATCTTAACGGCATACTTTGATGTTGGAAATGTGAAATACTTGTACTTTATTATTTTGTTAGTGTTGTATGTTTGCATCATTGTTGCCAATGTCCTTTTGATTAGTATTATTTATATGGACAGGACTCTGCATGAGCCCATGTACTTGTTTCTGTGCAGCCTGTGTGTCAATGAACTGTACGGCAGCCTGGGTCTGTTTCCTTGTCTGCTGGTTAACATGCTCTCAGATAGCCATGAACTCCAGCTCACATATTGCTACCTGCAAGTTTACTGTTTATATACTTATGGAACAGTGGAGTTTTGTAACTTAGCACTGATGTCTTACGACAGATATGTGTCTATCTGTCATCCGTTACAGTACAATAGCATCATGACACCGACCAAAGTCACCTCTctaattgtgtttgtgtggttgttttCTTGTGGCCAGTTTGTAGTGACCCTGTCGTTGACTGTACATTTGCGGCTGTGTGGCAACATTGTGGAGAAGGTATGGTGTGGAAACCATTACCTGGTTCGACAGGGTTGTTCAGATCCAACTATAGTCAACATATATGGCATCTGCTTGACTATTCTCCTTGTTGTGTGTCCCCTTGGACTTATCGTGCAGTCGTACGTTAGGATATTTAAAGTTACTTTTAGCTTCGGGCCGAACAGGAAGTCCTTGAACACGTGCATTCCTCACATTGTTTCACTGTTGAATTATGCCGTTGGTGTTACGTTTGAAGTTTTTTCAAGCCGAGGACCGAAGGTGGATATACCACCCATGCTGAACATAACTATTTCAGTGTATTTTTTGATCATTCCACCACTTGTGAATCCCATTATGTTTGGGCTAAAGTTAACTAAAATCCAAGATGCATATAAAAAGTTTTATAAGCGAGTTATCCTTTAAGAACTGAGAACACATAAGGTAACTGATGACATtcactcataataataataatgtgattaAGTTTCgacttttttaaaatgtaattatTTCGCATGTAATAGCTGAGGCTGTTTTGATGAAGCTGCGATGTGCAGAGTTGTACAAAGTAGTAGAAGTAgacgtactcttacagatgtaattacaacactagtggtatgatactaCACGGTTTCAACTtcatatttaagcaatatgacacgagtgggagtgaggttgttctgggacaccctcacgggtgtgattcgccgcaggcacgaagccgtagtgccgtaggtaattacacccgtgagggtgtcgcagaacaacctcacgaccacaagtgttatattgcttttatacaatagttcctttgctaacacaattagttcattgaaagaaatgttaaattattttaattactttatttgattgtttatttgcttgttcctccgctccggaaaaatagttccagtattgtctttggttgctgagcaacgcgcaccacgttggttacggttactttgtatctttggtcgcggagtgattattagatgtgaagagtcattcatagagtgttggcggataccctcactcctagtgacgtgtaaaacgcctcttgtccaatcacaatttgtgaaataattcgaccggatctaactattgtataatatctatcataccactagtgttggaattacatctgcaagagtacttctacttctacttgatACAACTCTGGTGATGTGAAATTAAATGTGTTAAATGGTTTGAGTGGAAGACAGATGggggaaatgaccccgggccAGGTATAGAAAacggggtaacactttattttagggatacatctataagcactaatacataaaatgttaatgcctgcataagtaacttgtaaggcatacaaagcaaaatcaaacatttgttaggcatgtattcgcaaatgtcttacaATAAGGGatatattaccaatttaaccttagtaaggacctagtaggccttagcgtttgcttagtacatgccaaTAAGGGatatattaccaatttaaccttagtaaggacctagtaggccttagcgtttgcttagtacatgccttacaagttacttatgcaggcattaacattgtatgtattagtgctaatagatgtatccctaaaataaagtgttaccgaaaacggACCCCCGGTGTAACAGTATGGCTGGCGCCTCAGCCGTTTGGACAATGGCCAAGGCGTGTATGCTGCTATAACATTTTAAATAAGGTTACCAGCTTGCCACTATACTCACTTTGATGAATACAATGCTGTCAAATGGCACAGAAGAGTATATTGGTGATGTCAAATGTCAAATgcaccagatgacaaaacagaagtGCGTGGAACCCCCTTTTGTGTCCCATTTTCTATCACTGTGACTCTGCAATCCccgccccccactttgaaaaccacttgtGTAGGGAactgaaaataaaaaatgaatgtccgcacactgttcccatcttgcttttttctttttcttttctttttcttttttattttattttatctttcgagctagtcgctcttcatcagagcGTGCGGACATTCGTTTTTATTTTCATCGTATTCTGACCTTAAGTCCTacacctgcatcttggatgtgcgcacccagggccggattaatgcacaggctagatatggctgcagcctaggggcccccacctgcctggaggcccctgattggtcaaaagtgggaaaaaaatgcagaattatgacaggatgcaatattgaaaaaaatcatctgtcatgttgagtacatttGGTATGTGTTGTCCTAGCATATAATTATtacactgtccatgtaaatttgtcgcaaaatgtGCTTTCCGGGGGCCACAcatcaacatgtagcctaggggccccaggccatcttattcCTGCCCTGTGCGCACCACTAGCCGAACTTGACCTCCCTTGTCGagtaaaaatgttaaatgttatcCTCAAGTCATTCACTCACACTAAAACCATCTGGTGTTGTCGTTGACTGAAtcacaacctttgggctacaacacCCCCTCCAATGCCACCTTTTTCTGTCAATTtctgctcttttcttttttctgtaaATAAATATGGCAAATGTCAAAACATGCATATGACTTAATGATTTAATGTGATTGCCATACTTGTTCCTTGTTCATGTGATTGCCATACTTGTTCCTTTTTCATGTGTGTCATGATCTCCCTGTTGAGCAAAAATGCCTAAAGCGCAAGTGTAGTATACTTGCaaaaaaggctttaaaaaaaaggttgccctcagcctataaaaacctaaatatgccATCAGTTGcattcattgacagtaaatagaatggacgccaaatcaacgctatttgccattcaacgctttgaagccagatttgggaacattccaacttacattccaccttagcaacgccaaacgcaggtgctgattgga encodes:
- the LOC134453987 gene encoding olfactory receptor 11A1-like, translated to MQNLTEFSSVILTAYFDVGNVKYLYFIILLVLYVCIIVANVLLISIIYMDRTLHEPMYLFLCSLCVNELYGSLGLFPCLLVNMLSDSHELQLTYCYLQVYCLYTYGTVEFCNLALMSYDRYVSICHPLQYNSIMTPTKVTSLIVFVWLFSCGQFVVTLSLTVHLRLCGNIVEKVWCGNHYLVRQGCSDPTIVNIYGICLTILLVVCPLGLIVQSYVRIFKVTFSFGPNRKSLNTCIPHIVSLLNYAVGVTFEVFSSRGPKVDIPPMLNITISVYFLIIPPLVNPIMFGLKLTKIQDAYKKFYKRVIL